In a genomic window of Legionella birminghamensis:
- a CDS encoding ATP-grasp domain-containing protein, which yields MKQKTVLLIGPSFLYDQIDSQILKENNIYPIYSFKKGSEHTNISDEFEAVYYEDLTFQHFIEILSQKKTDAIVCYNDNFLMQVAQLRDHFSIPGMGVREITKFKIKSQMYELLYGVLSTPKTVVFDSSITPRLLRERLGEGDYFIKPDNLAGAEGTLQVKSVEIESCWEKFKSWSDNKFIIQKFYNLPLVHCELYVQQGQIKYIQARQYSYPNHFFLKGKIISSFPIQNHYLEEKIKSASKLVASVMNFTNGVMHTEFFVDNDGTLIFLETNIRQAGGAINLIHKKRSGISMETAMILLELNKPLPLRENFEGFQISGYIPMQKGKVMSITLPKLKGEYNFDVRVKVGDICEHPISASNASIAFLGESDSVENLLDDFRWLENNSIIEYQNVR from the coding sequence ATGAAACAGAAAACCGTGTTACTTATAGGGCCATCGTTTTTGTATGACCAGATAGATTCTCAAATTCTAAAAGAGAATAATATTTACCCAATTTACTCCTTCAAGAAAGGAAGTGAGCATACAAACATTTCAGATGAATTTGAAGCAGTTTATTATGAAGATTTAACATTCCAACATTTTATAGAAATATTATCTCAAAAAAAGACAGATGCTATTGTTTGCTATAACGATAATTTTTTGATGCAGGTTGCACAATTAAGGGATCATTTCTCTATTCCCGGGATGGGGGTTAGAGAAATCACAAAATTTAAAATAAAATCCCAAATGTATGAACTTCTTTATGGAGTACTATCTACTCCAAAAACAGTCGTATTCGATTCTTCTATAACTCCAAGGTTACTTAGAGAAAGATTAGGAGAGGGAGATTACTTTATAAAACCTGATAATTTAGCTGGTGCAGAAGGCACCTTGCAGGTTAAATCTGTAGAAATTGAAAGTTGCTGGGAAAAATTTAAATCTTGGAGTGACAACAAATTTATCATTCAAAAATTCTATAACCTTCCGTTGGTTCATTGTGAGTTATATGTACAACAAGGACAAATTAAGTATATACAAGCAAGACAATACTCTTACCCTAATCACTTCTTTTTAAAAGGTAAGATAATTTCTAGTTTTCCCATACAAAATCATTATCTAGAAGAGAAAATAAAATCAGCGAGTAAACTAGTTGCAAGTGTTATGAATTTTACTAATGGAGTCATGCACACTGAGTTTTTCGTTGATAATGATGGAACGCTTATTTTTCTTGAGACTAACATTCGTCAAGCTGGCGGTGCAATTAATCTAATTCACAAGAAGCGATCGGGTATTAGCATGGAAACTGCGATGATACTTTTAGAATTAAATAAGCCATTACCTTTAAGAGAGAATTTTGAAGGTTTTCAAATAAGTGGATATATTCCCATGCAAAAGGGTAAAGTTATGAGTATTACATTACCCAAGCTCAAGGGAGAGTACAATTTCGATGTTCGAGTGAAGGTGGGGGATATTTGTGAACATCCTATTTCAGCTAGTAATGCTTCAATAGCATTCCTTGGTGAGAGTGATAGCGTTGAAAACCTACTAGATGATTTCCGTTGGTTAGAAAATAATAGTATTATTGAATATCAAAATGTAAGGTAG